A genomic segment from Microbulbifer elongatus encodes:
- a CDS encoding AGE family epimerase/isomerase has translation MQATSKSQPKLGLTNYLPEFRRQLLDIGQWWKNHAVDTHNGGFFGEVSVACNPAPEADKGIVLNARILWFFSELCLHLQQDPDADSDSIEEYRLLAARAFDYVTSHFHDEEFGGAFWCVDYIGKMKEGKKQTYAQAFCIYAYASYYRLSGESRALDLALAYFRSIEQHCVDRKLGGYLEAVTREWHPVTDYRLSDKDLNAPKTMNNHLHVLEAYTGLYRVAPTEEVALALKNSIDWFCENICNAENGHLRLFLEHDWTDVSASYSYGHDVEGSWLLAEALEVLDEPAYSEKYQPTVEALGRSCVEEGIGGLGQVLDTFDFTTQSRHLDSEWWVQAEALVGFLNMWQSTGDPRFKTAFENVWTFIKNHQIDWEHGEWLYHASIDRMKADQGYKLGFWKGPYHNGRAMMEVIRRLESIAEATMSEIQEREERAATA, from the coding sequence ATGCAAGCGACTAGCAAATCCCAGCCAAAACTGGGCCTGACCAACTATCTGCCTGAGTTCCGCCGGCAACTACTGGATATTGGCCAGTGGTGGAAAAACCATGCCGTTGATACGCATAACGGTGGTTTTTTTGGTGAAGTGAGTGTGGCGTGCAACCCGGCACCAGAAGCCGACAAAGGTATTGTGCTCAACGCGCGTATCCTCTGGTTTTTCAGTGAGTTATGTCTGCACCTGCAACAGGACCCTGATGCAGACAGTGATTCGATCGAGGAATACCGGTTGTTGGCCGCCCGTGCTTTCGATTATGTGACGTCACATTTTCATGACGAGGAATTTGGTGGTGCATTCTGGTGTGTGGACTACATCGGAAAAATGAAAGAGGGCAAGAAACAGACCTATGCGCAGGCGTTCTGCATCTATGCCTATGCTAGTTATTACCGCTTGAGCGGCGAATCTCGTGCGCTGGATTTAGCGCTGGCGTACTTCCGCTCGATTGAGCAGCATTGCGTGGATCGAAAATTGGGGGGCTATCTGGAAGCGGTGACACGAGAGTGGCACCCGGTTACGGATTACCGGCTCAGCGATAAAGACCTGAATGCACCGAAGACTATGAACAACCACCTGCATGTACTTGAAGCGTACACCGGGTTGTATCGTGTAGCGCCCACTGAAGAGGTCGCGCTAGCCCTGAAGAACAGCATCGATTGGTTCTGTGAAAATATCTGCAATGCGGAAAACGGCCACTTGCGGCTGTTTCTGGAGCATGACTGGACGGATGTTTCCGCAAGCTACTCTTACGGACACGATGTCGAAGGTAGCTGGTTGCTGGCAGAAGCGCTGGAGGTACTGGATGAGCCGGCGTACTCCGAAAAATATCAGCCGACGGTGGAGGCTCTGGGAAGATCCTGCGTGGAAGAGGGGATTGGTGGTCTCGGTCAGGTTCTGGACACCTTTGATTTCACAACCCAGTCGCGTCACCTGGATTCGGAGTGGTGGGTCCAGGCGGAGGCATTGGTCGGGTTTCTGAATATGTGGCAGAGCACTGGCGATCCGCGGTTCAAGACAGCATTCGAAAATGTGTGGACCTTTATCAAAAATCACCAGATTGATTGGGAGCACGGTGAGTGGCTGTACCACGCTTCTATTGATCGAATGAAGGCGGACCAGGGATACAAACTCGGTTTCTGGAAAGGGCCTTACCACAATGGGCGCGCGATGATGGAAGTCATTCGCCGCCTCGAGAGTATCGCTGAGGCGACCATGAGCGAAATACAGGAGCGAGAAGAACGTGCGGCTACTGCATAA
- a CDS encoding glycoside hydrolase family 130 protein, giving the protein MSSHLEKVRALIVNQESLLAKKNTPADGGNGIYQRWQNPIITRHHAPVAWRYDLNESTNPFLMERLGVNATLNSGAIKLNGKFLLVVRMEGVDRKSFFAVAESENGVDNFRFWDKPVVMPETEDPDTNVYDMRLTQHEDGWIYGLFCTERKDHTRPNDTTAAVAQCGIARTRDLETWERLPDLITHSGQQRNVVLHPEFVDGQYALYTRPQDGFISVGSGGGIGWGLTESMENPEVVKEVLVDTKEYHTIKEVKNGQGPAPIKTDRGWLHLAHGVRNTAAGLRYVLYMFMTHLERPWEITHLPGGHFIAPEGSERVGDVSNVAFANGWIEDQGNVFIYYASSDTRMHVATSTVEQLVDYCVNTPEDGLRSAVSVATRIQLIENNAAVLRDL; this is encoded by the coding sequence ATGTCTAGTCACCTGGAAAAAGTACGCGCACTGATCGTAAATCAAGAGTCTCTGCTGGCGAAAAAGAATACTCCGGCAGACGGTGGTAATGGAATCTATCAGCGTTGGCAGAATCCGATCATCACCCGTCACCATGCGCCAGTCGCATGGCGTTATGATCTGAATGAGTCCACCAATCCATTTCTGATGGAACGGCTGGGCGTGAATGCGACGCTGAATTCCGGCGCGATCAAACTGAACGGAAAGTTCCTGCTGGTGGTACGCATGGAGGGTGTGGACCGCAAGTCTTTCTTTGCGGTGGCCGAAAGCGAAAACGGTGTGGATAACTTCCGCTTTTGGGACAAGCCGGTGGTGATGCCGGAAACCGAAGATCCGGATACCAACGTATATGACATGCGCCTGACTCAGCACGAAGACGGTTGGATCTACGGCCTTTTTTGTACCGAGCGTAAGGATCATACCCGTCCTAACGATACAACAGCGGCAGTGGCCCAGTGTGGCATTGCCCGCACCCGCGATCTGGAAACCTGGGAGCGCTTGCCGGACCTGATCACACACAGTGGCCAGCAGCGTAACGTGGTGCTGCACCCGGAATTTGTTGACGGCCAGTATGCGCTTTACACCCGACCACAAGATGGCTTTATCAGTGTCGGTAGTGGCGGCGGCATTGGTTGGGGGCTGACGGAATCCATGGAAAATCCCGAGGTAGTGAAAGAGGTGCTGGTGGATACCAAGGAGTATCACACCATCAAGGAAGTCAAGAATGGTCAAGGGCCGGCCCCCATCAAAACCGATCGCGGCTGGCTGCACCTGGCACACGGTGTGCGCAATACCGCGGCCGGCCTGCGCTACGTACTTTACATGTTCATGACGCACCTTGAGCGCCCGTGGGAAATTACCCATTTACCGGGTGGCCACTTTATTGCGCCGGAAGGCAGCGAGCGCGTGGGTGATGTATCGAATGTGGCTTTTGCTAATGGCTGGATTGAAGATCAAGGTAACGTTTTTATTTACTACGCCTCTTCCGATACCCGAATGCACGTGGCCACCTCTACCGTGGAACAGCTGGTGGATTACTGTGTAAACACACCGGAAGACGGGCTGCGCTCGGCGGTATCTGTGGCTACACGTATCCAGTTGATTGAAAACAACGCTGCAGTTCTCCGAGATCTGTAA
- a CDS encoding sodium:solute symporter family protein — MSLAPIDLMVIGLYLFASLFIGFWVSRKASKNIQSYFLGGNKLPWYYLGLSNASGQFDISGTMWMVYLLFIYGLKSIYIPWLWPAFNQIFLMVFLSIWLRRSGVMTGAAWIRFRFGEGRGAELSHLVIVGFALLVVLGYLAYGFVGIGKFAAAFMPWQLSADPHNNEIFYGLILTAITAVYVVKGGMFGVVLTEVMQFVIMTVACIAIGVIAMYQVSPDMLRAAVPEGWFSMGFGHTLDLDWSGILDSANQRIVDDGWSLFSVFFMLVLLKGILQSMAGPAPNYDMQRILSARTPVEAAKMSWLVNLVLLFPRYMMITGLTILALVFFVDDLRAMGEGVDFEQILPFALANYVPAGLLGLVVAGLLATFMSTFAATTNSAPAYVVNDIYKRYFNKDADEKTYVRMSYLVSITFVILGTGIGLFAPSLNSIILWIVSALYGGYTAANILKWYWWRMNGFGYFYGMLAGLLAAIPMMFTDISPLYAFPGMFALCLTASVAGSLLTEADDMETLKTFYFKTRPWGFWKPIHQALLVEHPELKRNTDCKRDLFNCAIGLVWHTALTAAPIFMVIQRWTEFSIAMCVIALTSYLLWKNWYRLMRDDPDAEMGEQIKKPEQGSGQSPVAAAG, encoded by the coding sequence ATGAGCCTTGCACCAATAGACCTAATGGTCATCGGACTGTATTTATTTGCGTCGCTGTTTATCGGGTTCTGGGTATCCCGCAAGGCATCGAAGAATATTCAGAGTTACTTTCTCGGTGGCAACAAGCTGCCCTGGTACTACCTGGGCTTGTCGAATGCATCCGGGCAATTCGATATTTCCGGCACCATGTGGATGGTGTACCTGCTGTTTATCTATGGTCTGAAAAGTATCTATATTCCCTGGCTTTGGCCGGCCTTCAATCAGATTTTCCTGATGGTTTTCCTGTCGATCTGGTTGCGTCGCTCGGGCGTGATGACCGGTGCCGCGTGGATTCGTTTCCGTTTTGGAGAGGGCCGCGGTGCGGAGCTTTCCCATCTGGTCATTGTCGGTTTTGCGTTATTGGTGGTACTTGGCTATCTCGCCTACGGCTTTGTGGGAATCGGTAAGTTCGCGGCCGCGTTTATGCCCTGGCAGCTCTCGGCAGATCCTCACAACAATGAGATTTTTTACGGCCTGATTCTCACCGCGATCACTGCCGTGTATGTGGTGAAAGGTGGGATGTTCGGTGTGGTACTCACCGAGGTCATGCAGTTTGTCATTATGACAGTGGCCTGTATCGCGATTGGTGTGATTGCCATGTACCAGGTCTCGCCAGACATGTTGCGCGCGGCTGTTCCTGAGGGCTGGTTCAGTATGGGCTTCGGGCACACCCTTGATCTCGACTGGAGCGGTATTCTCGATAGCGCCAATCAGCGTATTGTCGACGACGGCTGGTCCCTGTTCTCCGTGTTTTTCATGCTGGTGTTGCTGAAAGGTATTCTTCAGAGCATGGCGGGCCCGGCACCCAACTACGACATGCAGCGTATTCTTTCTGCGCGTACTCCGGTAGAGGCGGCAAAGATGAGCTGGCTGGTCAATCTGGTGCTGTTGTTCCCTCGCTATATGATGATCACCGGTCTGACAATTCTTGCCCTGGTGTTTTTTGTCGACGACCTGCGTGCGATGGGCGAGGGTGTGGACTTTGAACAGATTCTGCCGTTTGCCCTCGCCAACTATGTCCCCGCCGGGTTGCTCGGGCTGGTAGTCGCCGGATTGCTGGCGACCTTTATGTCGACCTTTGCTGCTACCACCAACTCGGCGCCGGCGTATGTGGTCAACGATATCTACAAGCGCTACTTCAACAAGGATGCGGATGAGAAAACCTATGTGCGTATGAGCTACCTGGTCTCAATCACCTTTGTGATTCTCGGTACTGGTATCGGCCTTTTCGCACCATCACTCAATTCCATCATTCTCTGGATCGTGAGCGCACTGTACGGTGGCTACACCGCAGCCAATATCCTCAAGTGGTACTGGTGGCGTATGAATGGCTTTGGTTATTTCTACGGCATGCTTGCGGGGCTGTTGGCCGCGATTCCGATGATGTTTACCGATATCTCTCCGTTGTATGCGTTCCCGGGTATGTTTGCACTGTGCCTCACCGCGAGTGTCGCCGGCTCACTGCTCACCGAGGCAGACGATATGGAAACGCTCAAAACCTTCTATTTCAAAACGCGCCCCTGGGGATTCTGGAAGCCCATTCACCAGGCCCTGTTGGTGGAGCATCCAGAGCTGAAGCGCAATACCGATTGTAAACGTGACCTCTTCAACTGTGCGATTGGTCTCGTCTGGCACACCGCGCTTACCGCAGCACCCATCTTTATGGTGATTCAGCGCTGGACCGAATTCTCCATTGCCATGTGTGTCATTGCATTGACCAGCTATCTGCTCTGGAAGAATTGGTATCGCCTGATGCGGGATGACCCGGATGCAGAAATGGGCGAACAGATAAAAAAGCCTGAACAGGGCTCAGGGCAGAGCCCGGTTGCAGCCGCAGGTTAA
- a CDS encoding LacI family DNA-binding transcriptional regulator translates to MSSIREVSRVAGVSIATVSRALSTPEKVSKEALRKVHEAVEKVGYRPNMMARNFRAVRAYSIVVLVPNLSNLFFATVIRGIEDAAQQKGYSVLLGDTRDSSAREEEYTRLVETRQADGILQLRPHIPGKSLQPKADIPIVSAAGCENTPYPSVRIDNAGAAEEVVTYLIAQGHQRIGVLAGLADNPHSRDRLRGYRTSLERAGIPFDEDLLVNGDFTMGSGLMAANHFARMKNRPTAIFSMNDEMAIGCMQGLKSAGIKVPEEMSITGFDDIEFARYSDPPLTTVSQPAEALGRASFNTLLELIEGKELQQTETVLPYDFVVRKSTPPLPR, encoded by the coding sequence ATGTCGAGCATTAGGGAAGTGTCGCGCGTAGCGGGCGTATCCATCGCCACCGTCTCCCGGGCACTCAGCACACCGGAAAAAGTCTCCAAGGAAGCACTGCGTAAAGTGCACGAAGCCGTGGAAAAGGTGGGGTACCGCCCGAACATGATGGCGCGCAATTTTCGCGCCGTACGCGCCTACTCCATCGTGGTCCTGGTGCCGAACCTCTCGAACCTGTTCTTCGCCACTGTTATTCGCGGTATTGAAGATGCCGCTCAGCAGAAAGGCTACAGCGTTCTACTGGGCGACACCCGCGATTCCAGCGCGCGCGAAGAGGAGTACACCCGCCTGGTGGAAACCCGCCAGGCCGATGGCATCCTGCAACTGCGACCGCATATTCCCGGCAAGTCTTTGCAGCCCAAGGCGGACATTCCAATTGTTTCCGCCGCCGGCTGTGAAAATACCCCCTACCCCTCGGTGCGTATCGACAATGCAGGTGCCGCTGAAGAAGTGGTCACCTACCTGATTGCCCAGGGCCACCAGCGCATCGGCGTGCTGGCCGGCCTGGCGGACAACCCCCACTCCCGCGATCGCCTGCGCGGCTACCGGACCAGCCTTGAGCGCGCCGGCATCCCATTTGACGAGGACCTGCTGGTCAATGGTGACTTCACCATGGGCTCCGGACTAATGGCCGCCAACCATTTCGCACGTATGAAGAACCGCCCCACTGCCATCTTTTCAATGAACGACGAAATGGCCATTGGTTGTATGCAGGGGCTTAAAAGTGCGGGCATCAAGGTTCCCGAGGAAATGTCCATTACCGGCTTCGACGATATCGAGTTTGCCCGCTACAGTGACCCACCCCTGACCACAGTTTCCCAGCCCGCGGAGGCGCTGGGACGAGCGAGCTTCAACACCCTGCTGGAGCTGATCGAAGGTAAAGAACTGCAGCAGACCGAAACCGTACTGCCCTACGATTTTGTGGTGCGCAAAAGCACACCACCCCTTCCCCGCTAA
- a CDS encoding AGE family epimerase/isomerase: MSLSINHWAQQLEHWMTSAALPLWMEQGFDRASGSAHERLTPEGLPDTGCPKRVRVQARQMFVLACASRRGWVAGAEGIVADLDRFVTRYAQHPSAPQVYVHVLNSENAIHDPRQDLYDLAFFLLASAWRFRAFNDSAALRKAEALIQHLDVYIKGPRGGWLEGDYSSDIRRQNPHMHLLEAFIALYDATNDGRWLARAGEVFALFENCFYDSKNGVLLEYFHHDWRPLSDDEGQEVEPGHMLEWVWLLHQYSQRSGAPVGRYTNTLYQRALKLGTEPGTGLLYDAVSIQGNVLKASKRCWPLTELIKASLCQANSGDREAEAHAARGIQLLFKYYFDDNVPGLYIDQLDAENRVANNLAPASTLYHLMVATTEAADYAAATKLKMRAEYEAVSG, encoded by the coding sequence ATGTCTTTGAGTATCAATCACTGGGCACAGCAGCTGGAGCACTGGATGACCAGCGCCGCCCTCCCCCTGTGGATGGAGCAGGGGTTTGACCGCGCCAGTGGCAGTGCCCACGAACGCCTCACCCCCGAAGGTCTCCCCGATACCGGCTGCCCAAAAAGGGTTCGGGTGCAGGCCCGGCAGATGTTTGTACTGGCCTGCGCAAGCCGACGGGGTTGGGTCGCAGGCGCCGAGGGAATCGTTGCCGATCTCGATCGTTTCGTCACCCGCTATGCCCAGCACCCCAGTGCACCGCAGGTGTACGTACACGTGCTCAACAGCGAAAATGCAATACACGACCCGCGCCAGGATCTGTACGACCTGGCATTCTTTCTACTGGCCAGTGCCTGGCGGTTTCGCGCGTTTAACGACAGTGCCGCGCTGCGCAAGGCAGAAGCGCTCATTCAACACCTCGATGTATACATCAAGGGCCCCAGAGGAGGCTGGCTGGAAGGCGACTACAGCTCCGACATTCGCCGTCAGAACCCCCACATGCATCTGCTGGAGGCCTTTATCGCCCTCTACGATGCCACCAATGACGGGCGCTGGCTGGCGCGGGCGGGAGAAGTCTTCGCCCTGTTCGAAAACTGCTTCTACGACAGCAAAAACGGTGTACTGCTGGAATATTTCCACCACGACTGGCGTCCACTCAGCGACGACGAGGGACAGGAAGTGGAACCCGGACATATGCTCGAGTGGGTCTGGTTACTACATCAGTACAGCCAGCGCAGTGGCGCGCCTGTAGGACGCTACACCAACACCCTGTACCAACGGGCACTGAAATTGGGCACAGAGCCGGGCACCGGCCTGCTGTATGACGCCGTCTCGATTCAGGGCAACGTCCTTAAAGCCAGCAAGCGCTGCTGGCCACTGACCGAGCTGATCAAAGCGAGCCTGTGTCAAGCAAACAGTGGCGATCGAGAAGCGGAAGCACACGCCGCCCGCGGGATTCAACTGCTATTCAAATATTACTTTGACGACAACGTTCCCGGACTCTACATCGACCAGCTCGATGCGGAAAACCGGGTCGCCAACAATCTGGCTCCCGCCAGTACGCTCTACCACCTGATGGTGGCCACCACCGAAGCGGCAGATTACGCCGCTGCCACCAAACTGAAAATGCGAGCAGAATATGAAGCCGTTTCCGGTTGA